In candidate division WOR-3 bacterium, the genomic window AACGGACGCCGGACGAACGAACCACAACCTGAAGCGAATTTGACCAGCCAGAGAAAAGCGGCTCCTTCGGATCGTAGATATCGTAGCACCGGGCGGTCACAGCGAACGTATCCGCTCTTCGCCATGTGTGTTCGAACATAACCGCGGCGCCAGAAGCAACAAAATCTGGATACTGTGTCGTATCGCCATCGCCCCAAGCGAGAAACACCGCAACACTGTGACCATCCGGGTCATACACCGTCACATCAAAGCTTGTCGGTATGCCGACCCAGGTCTCGCTCGGGCCCGAAACGTGTGGTATGAGCGGTGCGTGATTATGCCAAGGCACGGGCGGCTCCTCCTCACACCCGAGAACCGCCAGGCCGACCAACAGAAGAGAAAGGCGCCCTGGCCTCATTAGATAAGGAAAGACCGAAATACACAGGCGATGAGGCTGCCAGCAGGACACCTCGAAAACGCTCACCTTGGACCCGGTGCTTCGCATCGGTTCCGACCTCGACTTCTGGTACTGCCTTCAGGCTCCGGGCATAACACGCCTGAGTCGTCATGTTGAATAAGACGCAGGCCCTTGACCCGCTGAAACCAGGAAACGCATCGGATGGTGCCCCGTTCCGGATCCGGGCCGAGGTTCTTCACCAAGGCGTAGTATCCGTCCCGCGTGAACATGGCAATATATGACTCCATCACGGTCGCGTCAACCGTGTCCCGGTAAAGCAGACTGTCGTACTCGGGCAAGGGCTGCTGTACGCTGCCAAACAATGTCAAAAGGCCGGTTCGACGCCAAGACCCGGCTGGTACGCCTCCCGGGTCATCTGGCCCAAGATGCGGTGTGGCAAAATAGAACCTCGGTCCAGTCCAATCAGGCGCAAAGTCGGTGAAATAGAAATCAACCGCTCTGGCATTAGTCGTGTCCGCCATCGAAAACGTACCACCGGCTCCAGTAATGGTATCCCAGCCATAACCCGATTCTCCACCAGCGTTCAGCTCGTACAGCAGTGTCGTCGGTGTAAGAACCGGAACCGTACTCAGGGTTTCAACCGCGAACCGCTCCTCAGAGCCGAATACCGATGAAACCGTGTAGAACCCGGTCCGGCCAATCGGATCATGGTAAGAGCTTGTCTTCTGAGTGGAATCTGCCAGCCCGAATACGCCGCCGATCGGTCGAAACCATACCCGGTACCACACTGAACCCGGATTGTGGCCAGCAGTCCAGCGCAGCCGAACATTCGTGCCGCTCGTAGCCCTGAGCGCAAGATTACGCGGCGGTTCAAGCGGCCAACCGCTCACTGAGACGGAAAGAGGCTCTGACCACAGACTCATACTTCCACTCTTGTCCCTGGCCCTGGCCCGGACTGCAAATGTTCTGGTCTGTCGGTATGTATGGCTGTCGCTTGCGACTCGACCCGCGGACCCGAAGCCTGACCACGCACCCAGCGTATCACCCCAGTCGAACTGAACGCTTACGCTTTCCCCGGATACATGACCGGGAACGACGCTGAACCAGCAAACGGTATCCACATATGCCGAGGACGGACCTTGGGGTGCAGCCGTAACATAGGGCCCGGTCATCACGACCGTAACCGCCAGCGGACTGGACCAGTCCGACTCAAGCCTGCTCCGGTCCCGTGCACGCACACGCACCGTGTAACAACCGCTGTCCAAATAGATGTGAGGCCGAAAGAACGTATCACCCGCAACAAGTTCTGCAGACCATTCATGGCTCGAACCATCGCCCCAGTCAAATAGGTACGACAAGTCACCGCCGTCGGTATCAAAGCTCGTAGCCCAGAACCACAAAGTATCCCCGGGCCTGCCCTGAGTCGGCCCCCCGGCCGCTGGCCTGCCCGGCGGCCGCTCTCCAGAACAACGCACTGTCCAAACCAGTGCTAGAACAGACAGCAACACGCCAAGTCCATGGACACAACAACGCCCCAGGTAAGACGGGCGCTTGCTGGAACTCGGACAGCGGCGGCGTCCAGTATCCAACTCGGCTACTGCTGGTCGGTCTCTAGCCATTGGTACCCATCTCAGCTTATGGGCCAGGTTCGCATCTGTCAACCCAACCAAACGGCATTGCACATAAACTACTCTCCTACTCTTTGTTACCCCAGCCGCAGCCACCGAGACCTGTGCCGCCTGTGATCCCAGTCACACTTTACTGTAACTGCCAGTGTTTTCAGTCTTGGCACGAATACGACTTTTCGGTTAGAATTCGTGTGTGCGAACCGGCCATGCAACGTTGCCCTTGCACTGGGGTACGACACCGAAGTGGCTCTTCTCCCGAATGGTAAGGTTGGGCCGGGCGATTACTCAGCTAATCATTGCTGAATACGGCAGCGAAGAATTCTTGCGTCGGATATCAGACCCGGTCTGGTTCCAGAGCCTCGGGTGCGCACTCGGTTTCGACTGGCACTCCTCGGGCCTGACAACAACGGTGTGCGCAGCCCTGAAGGAAGCCGTGAAAGGCGACGAGGAAAACCTCGGGCTGTACGTCTGCGGCGGCAAAGGTGCGGTCTCGCGTAACACTCCTGATGAGATCCGCAAGTTCTCCGACCGTTTCGGCCTTGACGCTGATCGGTTGGTCCGGGCTAGCCGACTCACGGCCAAGGTAGATTCAGCCGCATTGCAGGATGGTTTCCAGGTGTACCAGCACGTGTTCTTCGGAACAACGATTGGAACCTGGGCCGTGGTACAGCAGGGGATGAACCCCGATACGGGATGGGCAAGACGCTACCACTGGCTGTCCATCGGCCTGGACGATTTTGTGAATGAGCCCCACGCAGGCATCGCCGGCGACCGTTCAGACAAGGTGCTGAATATGGTTGCTCGGGAAGCCAAGGACTGCCGTCAGGCATCCGTCACGCTCGCAACCGAGCATCCGAGCAGGGTCTGTCGGGAACTGAGCCATGCGAGATATCTCGCCTTGCCCGAACACCACCCAATCCTCGGTTCGGACATGGCAGGTCGATACCTGTATAAGAGGCTCCTCGCAACATACGAACAACAGCCTGGGGACTTTGCCGAGCTCTTGCTCGTGCCTGGAGTTGGACCGAAGACCGTGCGAGCCCTGGCCCTGGTTGCTGATATCGTTCTCGGCGCAAAGCCGAGCTTCCGCGACCCGACGACCTACTCCTTCGCACACGGTGGCAAGGACGGTTATCCATATCCGGTTGACAAGGCCGGGTATGACCAGACCATCGCGATTCTGGAGAAGAGTATCAGACAGGCGAAGCTAGGCGGCCAGGAGAAGTTGGAAGCTTTGCGCCGGATAGAGCTGTTCTACAAGGAAAAGGAGACCAATGACGAACGCTGGATACAATGATTCCGGCAAGTCTGAACCATTGCAACCGATAGCTCCGCGGTTGTGCAGCCGGAAGCAAGATGTGAGTCATGGCTGATACCTCGCGACGAACTTTACCACCAGAATTTGTAGAACGCTACAAGCAGTTCATACCCGACTTCGAGGCCTTTTCTGATGCAATGCTCCGCCCGCCCAGAAGAACACTGCGGGTCAACACGCTCAAAGCAAGCCGAGAAGAAGTCCTTGAGTGGATTGGCGATCTCGCGCCGAACCAGTCGCCCTGGTGGGACCTTGCGTTTGAGGTCAGGGAAGCTGACGGACTGGGTAAGAGACTCGGTCATTTCATCGGACTTTACTACCTGCAGGATGCATCTTCGATGGTGCCGCCGCTTGTGCTTGACCCGAATCCCGGCGAACTCGTGCTGGACATGGCAGCAGCACCGGGTTCAAAGACTACCCAGATGGCGGCAATGATGCAAAACACAGGGCTGCTGATTGCAAACGATTCCTCAAGTCAGCGGATTAGGGGCCTACTCGGTAACATTGACCGGGCCGGATGCCTTAACGTTGCCGTTTGCCGGATGGACGGCGTGTTACTATCGCGACGGCTTGCGGGTAAATGCGACCGGGTACTGGTTGACGCGCCCTGCACCTGTGAGGGAACCATCCGGAGATCAGGTCAGGCCCTAGACCGCTGGTCGGTCGAGGCATGCGAGCGTTTCGGCCGGCTGCAGAAAGGACTTGCGGTTGCTGGTTATCGAAGCTTGAAACCGGGCGGAGTAATGGTGTATTCAACCTGTACCATTGCACCGGAGGAGAACGAGGAAGTTGTCGTGCACGTGCTGGACAAGTTCCCGGACGCTGAGGTTTTGCCGGTCGAGCTGCCCGGTTTCGCGATGCGACCAGCTCTTGAGAAATGGCGGGGCAGAACTTTCCCTGGTGCATTACGCAATTGCCGCCGCATTCTGCCTCAGGACAATGACAGCGAGGCTTTCTTCGTAGCGCTGATAAGAAAAGGACGGACAACCGATGAGACCGGATTCCGGGAGGGAATAGCCAATCAAAGTTCGATCCCTCAACGCAGAACCCAAGAGCCAAGGTCCAGGTCACCTTCTGCACTGTCAGCTACAACTCCACGGCCGGTGCGAGAATTATGCGAACGTTTCGGGGTCCCGGCCGTGGTATTCCAGCGACTGGGTACCGCGACTGGACCAGGTGCGGTGTTCGTCGGCACCCACGAAGTCATGGCCTTCAATGCAGTGAGGCCGATGCGTCGGGGCATAAGACTACTGCGTGTGTTCCCTCATTCTGTGAAGCCAACCACATGGGCAATGCAAATCCTCGGCAGGTACGCTACGCGTAACTGCATTGACGTAACCGAATCTCAGGCCGTACGGTTGATTGGTGGCGAGCAATTGGAAACGGTAGCGCCGGCCGAAGACGGTTTCGTACTCATCCGGTGCCGGGAGTTTGTTGTCGGCGTCGGGCTCTATCGCCGGCCATTCCTTAAGTCTCTGATACCGCGGCACCGACCCGTACAGGATATTCCTTGACCGGGTTAGTTTTCATCCTACGATAAAGCAATGGTTGACGTCACTGTCGTCGTCGCCGGCGAAGCCGGACAAGGTGTCCGATCTGCCAGCGAAACGCTGGCACGTCTATTTTCCCGATCCGGGTATCACGTTTTCGCATACCCGGACGTAATGTCCCGAATCCGGGGCGGACACAATTTCACGCGGATAAGGGTCTCTGAGGAGCCGATATCTGCTATCAGCGGAAAGATAAACGTGCTATTGGCGCTGGATGATTTCTCGGTCGAGGAGCACAAGCGAGAAATGGTGAAAGGCGGGGTTATACTGAAGGAAGGCCAAAGTCCTAGGGTCCGGGCCTCGGATATCGCACAGGTCGTAACCCTGCCAATGCAGGAAATCGCAAAACAGCAGGGCGCTGACAGAGTAGCGGCCGGAGCTGTTGCACTCGGCGCAATGTGCGCTTTGGTCGGATTTGACACGGCCCAACTGGAAGAAATCCTGTCCAATCAACTAAGCCGTAAGGGAAGTGAAACGGTGAAACAGAACCGCCGGTGCGTCCGGGCCGGATTCAAGGTAATAAGGGAGCAAGTGTCGCCGGACTGTCCATGTCGGATACCGCCGAAGGGACATCCGGTACCGCGCATACTCCTGACCGGCAATCAGGCAGTCGCAGTGGGAGCTCTGAGTGCTGGAATCCGGTTCTATGCCGGTTATCCGATGTCGCCTTCGACCGGAATCATGGAGTTCCTCGCCCGCCGGCAGAAGGAATTCGGACTGGTGCTGGAACAGGCCGAGGACGAAATCGGCGCCATTAACATGGTGTTGGGCGCTTCGTACGCGGGCGCACGAGTGATGACGGCCACCTCGGGAGGTGGGTTTTCGCTAATGGTCGAAGCCTTGGGTTACTCAGGAATGGCCGAACTACCGATCGTCATCATCCTGTGTCAGCGGCCAGGGCCGGCGACCGGCTTCCCGACTCGAACCGAGCAGGCCGAGCTTCTGTTCGTAATCAACGCCTCCCAGGACGAGTTCCCGCGGTTCGTGTTCGCGCCAGGGAACGCGAGTCAGGCTGCGTCCTGCACCAGGCGAGCATTCGAACTTGCCGAGCGATTCCAGGCTCCGGCCATAGTGCTTTCAGACCAGACAATTGCCGATTCGTTGTGGACCGTTGACGAGCTTGACATCCGACCTCTGCTCCGACGGGACGACAGGGCAACTGAACCTGAACCGTATTCATACCTGCGATACCAAGTTACAGAAGGTGGAGTGTCACCAATACTTACGCCCGGCACCAGACACCAACTGGTGTGCTCAATCGGGAGCGAGCATGATGAAAGAGGGCTTNNNNNNNNNNAGGATGCCGCAAACCGGACAAGAATGCAGGACAAGCGAATGAGCAAGCTCGCCGCGATGAAACAGGCGTTTGGTGCATTTACCTGCTACCCGAACGAACACGAAGACTGTATCGTGCTGTGCTTCGGTTCAACACTAGGGCCGGTCCGCGAAGCTGTAGCTGCGCTCCAGCAGGAAGGAAGCCGGGTTGGCATGATCCACCTCCACGAGGTATGGCCGTTTCCCAAAACAGCACTCCTGGCGAGACTCGGCAGGGCCAGGCAGGTTGTCACGGTGGAGAACAACGCCACCGGACAGTTAGCAAGATTGCTTCGACGAGAAACCAGAATCAAGCCCCATGAGCAGGTTTGCAAGTACGATGGCCGGCCGTTCTCCAGTGAAGAATTGGTTGAGCGACTCGCCCGCCTATACCGAGGCAGGACATGAAGATTCAGAAGTCGCAAGCCTCAGACTGGCGAAGTGAGACGGAGATTCAGTGGTGTCCCGGGTGCGGAAACTACGCAATCCTGGAGGCGCTATCTCAGGCACTTGTCGTCCTCGGACTTGAACCTTGGCAGGTCTGCATTGTCTCCGGCATCGGCCAAGCGGGTAAGTTACCCCATTATCTGCGCTGTAACTTCCTGCACGGGCTGCACGGCCGGACGCTTGCCCAGGCGACTGGTGTGAAGCTTGCAAACCCGGAGCTGGCCGTCATTGCCATTGGTGGAGACGGCGACATCTATGGCGAGGGTGGTGGACATCTGGTGCACGCGTTCAGGCGCAATCTGGACATTACCTGCCTTGTGCACAACAACGGAGTGTATGGCCTGACTAAGGGACAACCTTCGCCAACTAGCTCCTGCGGGTCTGTGACCCGGATGACTCCGAAAGGGACCTGTACACCAAGCCTGAACCCAGTTGCACTGGGAATCGGCGCCGAGGGAACCTTTGTCAGCCGCGGTTTTGCCGGAAGCAAGGACCATCTGACGGGTCTGATCGTCAGGGCTGTGCGACACCGGGGCTTCGGTTTCGTGGACATCCTGCAGCCATGCGTAACGTACAACAAGGTGAATACGTTCCAGTGGTATGCAGAGCGAATCTATGACCTCGAAGCGAGCGGACACGACCCGCGAAACCGGGAGACGGCACTTGTTCGCGCCCTCGAATGGCCGGACTCAGATGCGAGGATACCAATCGGTGTGTTCTATGTTGAACAGCGAAGGACCTACGAGGAACAGGTACCGACCCTGGCCAGCGGAGTTCTGACCCAGGCGGCCTCGTACGCTGGACTTCTTAAACGGTTACTGGAAGACTTCAAGTGAAATCGGCATGGAACTGAACATCATCGTATCAGGCCAGGCCGGGCAGGGCATTCAGATTCTGACCGAAATCCTAGGCCGCGCTCTTGTGCGTAACGGGTACCATGTGTTCGCTTCAATGGATGCGATGTCAAGAATCAGGGGTGGACACAACTTCAGCCGAATCAGAGTCTCGGACAAACAAGTTGGTGCAAACGCAGGGAAAGCACAGCTTCTGATTGCACTGGACCCGGCCCAAATCTTGTTGAATATCGCCGACCTCGAGTTGTACGGAGTGGTGCTGACTGACGACTCGGTCGAACTTGCACACCACTCTGACTATCAGCTCACCCAGCTACCACTAACCAGGACGGCGCTCGAGGCCGGCAAGAACAAGGTTATGCAGAATGTGGTCGCAGCCGGTGCAGTGTTTGCATTGCTTAACCTTGACCTGACCCAGCTCATTGAGATTGTGAAAGAGCGGTTGGGTACAAGAAGCATCGAGGCAGCGGAAAGAAGTGTTACCTGCATCCAACAGGGCTATGAGCTTGCACAGCGCAGAGCAAGAAAGGGTATCCTGGCCAGACTCAAGCCCGTGGAAGCAACCCCGCGCCGTCTCTTCCTGTCCGGTGCGCAGGCAATTGCGCTTGGCGCAGTTGCCGGCGGGGTGCGGTTTGTTGCCGGTTATCCCATGTCACCCGGCACGCCAGTTGTTGAGGCGTGTGCCGCATGGCAGGACAGGGTTGGACTCGTAGTCGAACAACCAGAGGATGAGATCGCAGCAATCAACATGGCGATTGGTTCATCCTTTGCCGGAGCGCTGGGCATGGTGGTCACGGCCGGCGGCGGCCTGTGTCTGATGAATGAAGCGCTGAGCCTTGCGGGCATGACCGAGACACCAGTCGTCGTCTGCTCCGGCATGCGGCCCGGACCGGCAACCGGAATGGCAACCCGGACTGCGCAGGCCGACCTTCTTTTTGCCATCTCCTGTGGCCACGGCGAGTTCCCGCGGGCCGTCCTGTGCCCGGCTGATGCCCTACAGGCGTTCGAGGCAACAAGCCGGGCCTGCCGGATTGCCGCTCAGTTTCAGACCCCGGTTATCGTACTCTTTGACCAGCTTCTGGCTGACGCCCTCTGGACAATTGACGAACCGGACCTGTCCAAACTCAAGCCGGTTTCGCTCGCTGAAATTGGCCAGCCGGACTTGAAAGAAGCTTACAGCTATCGAAGGTATGAGTTGACCGAATCCGGAGTCTCACCGCTTATCCTGCCCGGCACAATGGAACAACTGGTCTATGCGGATTCAGATGAGCACACAATTGAAGGGCACATCACCGAATCGGCAACGGTACGAAACCAGATGGTAAGCAAGCGAATGGCCAAACTCCACGGCATTGCTGCTTCGCTTGAGCCACCCTGGCAGCATCGCAGCAATGATGCTGAGACTATCGTATTCTGCTTCGGGTCAACCAAAGCTACGGTCAAACAAGCCGTGGACAAACTGAGAAGCAACGGCTACGAGGTCGGCATGGTACATCTATGCGATTTGTGGCCTTTCCCTGCTGAAGCGGTATTTCGGCTGATTAGACACGCAAGAAGGTTCGTCACGGTCGAAAACAACTGGAGTGGGCAACTCGCCAAGCTCATAACTCAGGAGACCGGCCTCAGAATCTGCGGCTCAGCACGCAAATATGACGGCAGACCGTTCCTGGTCGAAGAAGTCGAACAAGGCATAATGGAGCTTCTCCAATGAACACGCGGGACTACAACAGTACTGACCCAGTCGCATGGTGCCCGGGTTGCGGCAACTTCGGTATCAGGGAAGCGGTCAAAACCGCTCTCATTGAACTCGGAATCGAGCCATGGCAAACATGCTTTGTATCAGGCATCGGCCAGGCCCCAAAGCTGCCGCACTACATCAAATGCAACCTATTCAATGGACTCCACGGCCGAACCCTGCCGGTGGCAACCGGCGTAAAGCTAGCCAACCCCAAACTCATCGTGTTCGCTGAAGGCGGAGACGGCGACGGTTACGCTGAAGGCTGCAACCACTTTCTGCACGCACTGCGTCGGAATGTGGATTTGACCTACCTTGTTCACAACAACCAGGTTTACGGCCTAACCAAGGGACAGGCGTCACCGACCAGCGAGCAGGGCTTCATCACAAAGACCACACCTTTCGGCGCGCTCCAACCCGGGTTCAATCCGGTCGTGCTCGCGGTAGCGATGGACGCCGGTCTTGTTGCGCGAAGTTTTTCCGGGAACGTACGGCACCTAACCGACACCATCAAGCAGGCAGTCAAGCATCCCGGGTTCAGCCTGGTAGACATACTCCAACCCTGCGTCAGCTTCAACCGGGTGAACACAACCCAATGGTACCGAGAGCGGGTCAAGGAATTGGGTTCGGACTACGACCCTACCGACCGTATGCTCGCATTCCGTACTGCCTGTGAGTGGGGAGAAACGATACCCATCGGCGTCATCTACCGTTCCTCAAGACCGGCCTACACCGGCTCCGTACTTCAGGCCGGCGAGACAAGACTCATTGACCGTGTAACAGAACCATCAGCCGTGGAAGAGCTTCTCCGCCAGTTCCACTAGTCTGTGGTCCAGCTTCTGTCGGCCTAGACGGTTCCGTCCTGCGGCTTTGACCGCTAAGACCTGCTTCCTGACCGCGGGTGGCACCTATCGTACACTCGGCGTAAGCGCTCGACTGACAGGTGAGTGTAAACCTGAGTCGTTGAGAGCGAAGAATGACCAAGGAGTTCCTGCACCGCTCTCAGGTCAGCGCCTCTCTCAAGAAGATGAGTCGCAAAGGCGTGGCGCAGTGCGTGAGGGTTCGTAGCATTTGCGCCAGCCACCCGGGATAGGGCTCGACGCACGATCTTCTGGACCGAACGGGTAGTGAGTCTGTCGCCGCGCCGGTTCAGGAACAGCGGCCTTGCATCCCTGCGGCTGCGCTTCGCCAAGTAGGCCCTGATCGCCCCGGCTTCGGCACGGCCAAGAGGCACAATCCGCTCCTTATCTCCCTTGCCCCGCACGCGTATTGTCTCATCCTCAAAATCAACGCTGTCTGTGTCGAGTGCAACCAGCTCGCCGGCACGCAGGCCCGAGCCATATAGTGTTTCAAGGATAGCAAGGTCGCGCAGCGCACCCTCGTCCTCACCACGGAGCACGAGCGCCTGCTGGACCTGAAACTGAGATAGAAAGCCAGGCAGTTTCTTCTCCAATCGTGGTCCCTTGATGCTCCGGGCCGGACTTGAAGTAAGAACACCGGCCTCGACAAGGTAGCGCATGAATGACTTGACCGAGGACAGCTTACGACCGGCTGACTTGCGCTCGTACCCGTAGCGAAGGAGCGCGCCCAGGAAATTCCTGATGTCCTCGTGGGTCAGGTTCACAACCGGTTTTCCGCCAAGCTGGTCAGCACAGAAGTCAAAGAACTGCTCAACGTCGTTCTGGTACGCACGAATGGTCTGGTCCGAGCAACCCTTATCCCGGTCTAGGTAGATAAGGAACCGGTCAAGGAGGGTCTGGTAGTGCACCGGCAGAGCCATACCGATTGAAGACTAACCCACAACCGACTAGAGTCAATAACCGAAAGACTTATTGACAGCCGGTGTCGCTAAAGCTAGAGTCTAAACGTATCACTGAACCGTGGAGGTAACATGAGAACCATCTGCGTCATCATGCGTCTGTCTGCTCTGATGTTGACTGCTCTTACTGGCCTGGCATCAGGCCAGCTTGATACCGTCTGGTTCCGACGCTGGGATGGCGGCATGTCAAATGAAGACTGGGTTTCGGACATGACTGTTGACGCCACGGGAAACATCTACCTTGCCGGCAGCGCGATAACAACCAGCTCCGGGACCGATATCGTGGTGCAGAAGTACTCGCCAACCGGCACCCGACTGTGGAGCGCGGTATACAACGGTTCGGCGAACTTGGATGACTCAGCCGCGGCCCTGGTCGTAGATGATTCAGGGAACGCGTACGTGTGCGGATCGAGCAATGAGACTGGCCGTGGCGAGGAGATGGTCACCATCAAGTTCTCGTCG contains:
- a CDS encoding DUF763 domain-containing protein — its product is MRTGHATLPLHWGTTPKWLFSRMVRLGRAITQLIIAEYGSEEFLRRISDPVWFQSLGCALGFDWHSSGLTTTVCAALKEAVKGDEENLGLYVCGGKGAVSRNTPDEIRKFSDRFGLDADRLVRASRLTAKVDSAALQDGFQVYQHVFFGTTIGTWAVVQQGMNPDTGWARRYHWLSIGLDDFVNEPHAGIAGDRSDKVLNMVAREAKDCRQASVTLATEHPSRVCRELSHARYLALPEHHPILGSDMAGRYLYKRLLATYEQQPGDFAELLLVPGVGPKTVRALALVADIVLGAKPSFRDPTTYSFAHGGKDGYPYPVDKAGYDQTIAILEKSIRQAKLGGQEKLEALRRIELFYKEKETNDERWIQ
- a CDS encoding RsmB/NOP family class I SAM-dependent RNA methyltransferase; this encodes MADTSRRTLPPEFVERYKQFIPDFEAFSDAMLRPPRRTLRVNTLKASREEVLEWIGDLAPNQSPWWDLAFEVREADGLGKRLGHFIGLYYLQDASSMVPPLVLDPNPGELVLDMAAAPGSKTTQMAAMMQNTGLLIANDSSSQRIRGLLGNIDRAGCLNVAVCRMDGVLLSRRLAGKCDRVLVDAPCTCEGTIRRSGQALDRWSVEACERFGRLQKGLAVAGYRSLKPGGVMVYSTCTIAPEENEEVVVHVLDKFPDAEVLPVELPGFAMRPALEKWRGRTFPGALRNCRRILPQDNDSEAFFVALIRKGRTTDETGFREGIANQSSIPQRRTQEPRSRSPSALSATTPRPVRELCERFGVPAVVFQRLGTATGPGAVFVGTHEVMAFNAVRPMRRGIRLLRVFPHSVKPTTWAMQILGRYATRNCIDVTESQAVRLIGGEQLETVAPAEDGFVLIRCREFVVGVGLYRRPFLKSLIPRHRPVQDIP
- a CDS encoding 2-oxoacid:acceptor oxidoreductase subunit alpha yields the protein MVDVTVVVAGEAGQGVRSASETLARLFSRSGYHVFAYPDVMSRIRGGHNFTRIRVSEEPISAISGKINVLLALDDFSVEEHKREMVKGGVILKEGQSPRVRASDIAQVVTLPMQEIAKQQGADRVAAGAVALGAMCALVGFDTAQLEEILSNQLSRKGSETVKQNRRCVRAGFKVIREQVSPDCPCRIPPKGHPVPRILLTGNQAVAVGALSAGIRFYAGYPMSPSTGIMEFLARRQKEFGLVLEQAEDEIGAINMVLGASYAGARVMTATSGGGFSLMVEALGYSGMAELPIVIILCQRPGPATGFPTRTEQAELLFVINASQDEFPRFVFAPGNASQAASCTRRAFELAERFQAPAIVLSDQTIADSLWTVDELDIRPLLRRDDRATEPEPYSYLRYQVTEGGVSPILTPGTRHQLVCSIGSEHDERGL
- a CDS encoding transketolase C-terminal domain-containing protein, translating into DAANRTRMQDKRMSKLAAMKQAFGAFTCYPNEHEDCIVLCFGSTLGPVREAVAALQQEGSRVGMIHLHEVWPFPKTALLARLGRARQVVTVENNATGQLARLLRRETRIKPHEQVCKYDGRPFSSEELVERLARLYRGRT
- a CDS encoding 2-oxoacid:ferredoxin oxidoreductase subunit beta → MKIQKSQASDWRSETEIQWCPGCGNYAILEALSQALVVLGLEPWQVCIVSGIGQAGKLPHYLRCNFLHGLHGRTLAQATGVKLANPELAVIAIGGDGDIYGEGGGHLVHAFRRNLDITCLVHNNGVYGLTKGQPSPTSSCGSVTRMTPKGTCTPSLNPVALGIGAEGTFVSRGFAGSKDHLTGLIVRAVRHRGFGFVDILQPCVTYNKVNTFQWYAERIYDLEASGHDPRNRETALVRALEWPDSDARIPIGVFYVEQRRTYEEQVPTLASGVLTQAASYAGLLKRLLEDFK
- a CDS encoding 2-oxoacid:acceptor oxidoreductase subunit alpha, giving the protein MELNIIVSGQAGQGIQILTEILGRALVRNGYHVFASMDAMSRIRGGHNFSRIRVSDKQVGANAGKAQLLIALDPAQILLNIADLELYGVVLTDDSVELAHHSDYQLTQLPLTRTALEAGKNKVMQNVVAAGAVFALLNLDLTQLIEIVKERLGTRSIEAAERSVTCIQQGYELAQRRARKGILARLKPVEATPRRLFLSGAQAIALGAVAGGVRFVAGYPMSPGTPVVEACAAWQDRVGLVVEQPEDEIAAINMAIGSSFAGALGMVVTAGGGLCLMNEALSLAGMTETPVVVCSGMRPGPATGMATRTAQADLLFAISCGHGEFPRAVLCPADALQAFEATSRACRIAAQFQTPVIVLFDQLLADALWTIDEPDLSKLKPVSLAEIGQPDLKEAYSYRRYELTESGVSPLILPGTMEQLVYADSDEHTIEGHITESATVRNQMVSKRMAKLHGIAASLEPPWQHRSNDAETIVFCFGSTKATVKQAVDKLRSNGYEVGMVHLCDLWPFPAEAVFRLIRHARRFVTVENNWSGQLAKLITQETGLRICGSARKYDGRPFLVEEVEQGIMELLQ
- a CDS encoding 2-oxoacid:ferredoxin oxidoreductase subunit beta gives rise to the protein MNTRDYNSTDPVAWCPGCGNFGIREAVKTALIELGIEPWQTCFVSGIGQAPKLPHYIKCNLFNGLHGRTLPVATGVKLANPKLIVFAEGGDGDGYAEGCNHFLHALRRNVDLTYLVHNNQVYGLTKGQASPTSEQGFITKTTPFGALQPGFNPVVLAVAMDAGLVARSFSGNVRHLTDTIKQAVKHPGFSLVDILQPCVSFNRVNTTQWYRERVKELGSDYDPTDRMLAFRTACEWGETIPIGVIYRSSRPAYTGSVLQAGETRLIDRVTEPSAVEELLRQFH
- the xerA gene encoding site-specific tyrosine recombinase/integron integrase, producing MALPVHYQTLLDRFLIYLDRDKGCSDQTIRAYQNDVEQFFDFCADQLGGKPVVNLTHEDIRNFLGALLRYGYERKSAGRKLSSVKSFMRYLVEAGVLTSSPARSIKGPRLEKKLPGFLSQFQVQQALVLRGEDEGALRDLAILETLYGSGLRAGELVALDTDSVDFEDETIRVRGKGDKERIVPLGRAEAGAIRAYLAKRSRRDARPLFLNRRGDRLTTRSVQKIVRRALSRVAGANATNPHALRHAFATHLLERGADLRAVQELLGHSSLSTTQVYTHLSVERLRRVYDRCHPRSGSRS